From the Coffea eugenioides isolate CCC68of chromosome 1, Ceug_1.0, whole genome shotgun sequence genome, the window TCACCTCTTCCTTGACTATAACCACTATCCTCTCTTCCATGACCGTAGCCACTGCCTCTACTGCCTCCACCTCTCCCACCTCGATTATTTCCATATCCTGCATTATTGCCATCTCTATTATAATTACCACCACCTCTGTCACCACGGTCACCAGCACCAGCAGGAGGGAGTGCACCACATTTGTTACACTTATCTCTTCTAGCAAAGTTCAAATTCCCACAGCTACAACCACACAGGCCAAAATCAATGACCATTAACATGTTTAAAAAATGATAACAAGGTTTTACCCTCTGCTTCTTTTATGTCACATACTTGCTATAGCTTCTTTGTACAGAATGACTGAAGTCAGCACAAAATTCACAAGTTAAGATCCAACATAATACAATCTTATTAGGTCCTTTATCCTTCCAAGTATCATAGAGATAATAACGTAAAGAACAATCTCAACAAAGTAATTAAGACACAGCACACTTTCTGAGGggaataaaaggaaaaaaaaagaaaagaaaagatgagcACCGGAAATAGGTTACCTTGGGTTAGGACAACGCCAGTCCCCATCTCTGCCACTTCCACCACCGCGGCCACCTCCTCTACCGCCACCTCCACCACGACCTCCGCGGTCCCCCCCTTGGTAGCCACCACCACCCCCACGATCTCCTCCTTGGtatccaccaccaccacctaaAATGAGCAGATATCgaggaaacaagagaaaaaaaaatgcttagTGCAAAAAATGTTTAGTGAACTTGAACGTTTAGATAGAGTAGCGaaaaacagaaacagaagtgcaCCAGGTCATCATTACCTCGATTCTGCATATTACCGCCGTAACCACCACCTCCTCtgcctccaccaccaccacctctacCGCCTCCCCGGCCACCGCCGCCACCGTATCCTCCACCGCTTCCTCCATAACCACCATCTCCTCCACCATAGCCACCACCTCCTCCAGAGCCACCGTAGCCTCCGCCGCCGTATCCTCCAGAGCTTCCGTTACCTCCATAACCTCCTCCGCCCATAGGCGGTGGACCAGATCCGTCGCCTTGTTGACCGTACATGTTTTTTGATATACGATGTCGGAATAGCAAAAGAGAAAGCGACGCTCAGAAGGAAAATTGGTTAAGAGGATAAAAAGTGGATTTAGGGTATTGTATTGCTTTATATAAAAGGACAGCTCGAGACTGGAAAGAGGATATTTTCTCTTCTGGTGTTGATGAGCGTCCAGCAAATCAACTTGTATGCTGTTCTCGGGTCCACGGTAGCTTACATGTGCCGCTAAATTCTGAACGGGAAAGTACGCGAGAGTCGAATCCAACTCCGTTTAAgcgttttttcaaaaaaaaaaactccgtTTAAGCGTAAAAGGGCCAAATGGTTAACCGTTAACCTTTTCAACCCAATTGAGCTATTTGTTTTTAACCCCTCAAAAGTAACAAagcccaaatatatatatatatatatatatattaacaagtcTTTTGCAACATATTGAGTAGtaaataagtttttttttttttgcgttgAGGGAAGATATTACAGTTTCTAAACCAAAACAAATTTCTGAGTAGCAACCCCCTATGATTAGTAAATAAGTTTCACCTGATAATATTGAAAATATTGCGCCTTCCACAACAGAAGTATACATATCATCTTTATTATGCCAAGACTTTGGGCTTAGACAAGAAGCTCTTACTTTTAAGAGAAACCGGTGTGAACTTGAATCAAGCTATGATAAAAGCAAGCTTTGTAAAAATATGGAGTAACATATAACTCGTTGAATAAATCAATCAAGTTTGAACATTTTAGCTGGTACCACCAATGGTGGGGGTGGAAGGTCAAGGGAAAATCACGTCAACTTTCCCTTCCATTAGACTAGGTTAGAGTAGATTATACAAATATTATCGATgcgacaaagaaaaaaaaatcaagttttaacATTTTAAGTTTTTGGCTTAATGGGATTTTGTCTACACTACTGATACGTTAAAAAGGCAGTACATCATACCACAAATCTGTTCAGAAAGTGCAGTATACCGCGTATAGAATGCTCCTGTAAAGTAAAAAGTGGAATAATTGCCTAAGTTCTTTACAACTTGGTAACTTTTACCTGGTTGGTTGCACATCCATCGTTTGCTCTCTAAATTACAGTAGTAAAAACTTGTTTAAAAGTGTTGGGTGGTCAAGGATGTAATCTTTGCTAGTCACCCGTTATACGGTTTGGTTTAGTCTACAGCAGTGACATTACGTATCATGACGCCTTTAACCAAATGCACCCTACTCAAGTCTAATAGTAAGTATATACCAATTCATGGTAAATCAGGAACCAAATGGCCAACCGTCAACAATGAGTTTACGAATTCCAATTGATCTACGTGAGTGCCAGGCCAGAAGGAAACAAAAAGGGAGCCAATTTGCAAAATCATCccctttctcttcttcttttgttttttgttacTTTGTATCCATGTAAATGCGTGCATATACTCGAGGGAAGTCAGAAGACGCCCTTTTTCCAGGAAGTGCCCAAGCGTAAAGGGGATAATCTATCATCTTAGTTGCACTACAAATCGAGAAAAGAGAGGTACAAAGCTCAGAATCAGCTGATGCAAAGCGTCAGCCAACATCCAAAACAGCAGAGAGAGCAGTCTGAGAGCCGCAAATATATTAGATAGACTTGCACGCTATGAAGCAAAATCTCACCAGGTTACGCATACTAAACACAACAAAATGGTTGCAACTGGCGAGATAAACCAGTGGAACTGAGAAGACCTGCGAAGGGACACTGAGAGTGAATTCCTTAGTCCAATCATGAACCGACAATTTTCAACTGAAGGATCAACTGTAGTTATCAAGCCCAAGCCCCCAAAGTCACAACTGTCTGCACTTTGATCATGCTGCTGATAGAAACTATTGAAAGCATAGGAAACATTTCCAGTCCAAGAAAGGTCAGAACAGGAACCATCAGGTGACAATGCACTACAATCCGCAGCAGAACATGCCTCCAGAGCATGTGCACTTATATTGGACAAGTCTTTGTTGTTATTCACAACACACCATTTGGGAGAGAGGTACTGGACATTCTGTGCATTTATGAGTTTTCCGGAGCCATGGACAAAATCAACCTGATATTTTGCTTGACCATCAAAAGTGAAGATGCCCCAGTGCCTCTCAAAATTTCCGGGAGTTCTGCTTCTCTGATCTTCATCTAATAGGCTAAATATGTAAGTCTCCACTGGCAGATCTCGAGGCCTTAGTGGAGTTCCTAATCTGCTATCAAGGTGGTCCACCAGGCCTTTTAAGAAAACCTGAGCTAGAGATGAGGTAGCATTTGCAGCTCCATCTGTAGGCCAACCAATTTGCCCAATGATTATATCCATCCGAGGGAATCCAGCTGTTGATAATGCCATTACAACTGTATCGTAGCTCAAATCAAAGCTGTTTTTGTATGATCTATGACTGTCATTACGGGGATGTGCACCTTCTCGGAAGAGAGCAAAGTCCAGGGAAACATTCTTATTTTGATGATAACTCAGAAAAGGGGAAATGGCAACAAAGAAAGGAGATCTGTGCTTGTTCAAAAACGTGAGAACTTCAGCCATGGTTTTGTTGAGATCTGGCCTAAATTGTCCTCTTGATGGCAGGCCAGATTCCGACTGGAAAGCGTCAAAGCTGCACGGAGTGACAACTTTTACCTTGTTTGCCAGGTTAACTTTGACCAGAGCTGTCTGGATGTTGGCAGCAGCACCAACTACAAATGGATAGAATTGCTCACCAAAACTCTGGAGAAACGGATCATCTCCAACAGCAATAAACCTGTAAATATGAGATTCAGCAGCACGTAAATCCATTGGATGTCTTTGAATGTAAAGAAACACCGATTGATCTCCTACCACTCATTTTTGGAGAACCCCCTCAGACACACATCATACAGAAAGTAGaacataatttttcttaaacaCAGTTAAGATAGCATATACCCGTTACAGATCCGTGTAGACACAGCAATCACATTGTGAACCTAAGTTTCTTTGTCTAAATTAAGAACAATAACAGCAAGATTTTGAGTCTAGTGGAATATTTGCTATGAGCAAAAGCAGCAAAACAGCAGCCTGCATCAAAACCTAGCTTCATAAAGAAATTAACACTAAATAACTATAAGATACATTAATTGAATCAATAAGAGACAGGAAAGAGAAGCAACTGTCATGTAGGAAAGAGAAGCAACTGTGATGTATTTTTAGCAAGCAGTGGAATCATCCAGTTAGCTCAAAAGCCTCAGAAATGAAGGACTATAGAGTAAAAGTGCACTGCTGAATTTTTCTATATCTCTAATCCATTTCAAACAGCCATCACTGATGCAATAGCAGGAATCCACAGAAGTAGACTTTACAGGCTGATGTATTATTACCTGAAAAATTCCTAAAGCACTTGATAAAGGAAACCTCAGAAACAGagagaaaggaaataaaaataagtCCTAGACATTGCTCAATAACGTGCTCGAAAGCATATCAAACAGTGATCTTGATCACATAGGTCTCCCGTCGAAGAGTCAAAGGTTGACAAAAAGTATGATAaccaaaaaaatcaacaaatgCTGTAATGATAAAGTAATTCAGTGGAAAATCTTcttaaatcaatcaaaatcCATTGGTTCTACACTTCTCTTAATAGGGTTTCATCCATTTGAGAAGGAAAACATGATTAACAAATTAAAATGCCTGGATTCAATATTTCATCAAACCAAACATGGAATTATGCAGTAATGGACGCTAATAATGCTCCGTTGCACACACAGTAaatgaaaattggaagaaacgaaaaaaaaaatgaagcacTATATGTTCTATCCAACAGGTTAAGTTTCAACTGCACTGAATGCAACCATTAATTATCTTTTTCTGGAAAGCATAAAAAGAAGACGCAAGAATCTAAAAATTGAGAGTTCCACTCCAGAGAAGAAACCAGTACTTCAGCATTCAGAAACTACAGTCCTAACTCCCAAAGTGAagccaaatttcagcttaataaTGATGCAAATATGAAAAACGAAGGGGTTCCCCTGCTGAGAGGTTTACTTCATCCATTAACTACAGCACAATGACTGTATACCGTAGCTGGAACCAGTtcgaaaatgaaaattaaagtaagaatgaaagaaaaatactCTACACGGACAGAGCCGGCACCATCAGAGACGTAGCGGGTGAGATTATCGTGGACCCAACTCTCAGCAGCCTTAAGAGACCAGTTCAAGCTACGAAGCATAGAATTGGGAATGCCAACAGTTACGTAAATATTAGAACCCGCAAGAGCCTGGAGGACATCTGGGTCAGCATCAAACAGCTTCACTTTAGTGACATTATTGGCCTTCAACAGTTGCACCACCTGGGCCGGGGGTAGAGGATGTGACGCCGAGGTGCCCCAGTTCACACCTATAGCTATAACCCTAGAGAAATGGACAGTACTCAACAGGGTTAGTAACTGCAAGGCAGTGTAAAGAAATGGGAGGGTTGTTGAAGCCATTGATGGATGAAAGAGAGTTTCCCTCGGCAACTTCTGCTTATTGAAGCATTGTGGGCTTAAGCTGGACTAGGGCGATGATGGTAGAGGGGAAGGAGAGGACAATAAGAACAGCACGGGTCCGGAAAAGTGCAGCTAAAAAGCTGGTTCAAAATATTTAATATGAATGGTCGGAATTTTTGTCACACGACAGCACTTTGACTAGTGAAATtaactctcttttttttttttttttgtgaaggTGCTAATCCAGTTCGCGGTGAGGTGGATGACTTGTGGTGTTAACTTCAAATACACTTATTGACATTACATGTTACAAAAAAGGTCTCTAATATAGAGCTGCAGTgctttttttttgtccaaaaaagAGACAAATTAACGGAAAATCCTAcctcttgattttttttggaatttttttttatattttattagtTAGACGTACGGCTCGTATGGATTAGGTGTTTTTTAGCAtgcttttaaaaatttttactataatgATATGTACAAAAAAAACTTTTTAGTGTAGGTAGTTATGTGTTTTTAAGGGAGTGTTTTAGGATATTTTTGAAATcgaattttttttggaattatattttaaaaaatgaaaaaccacCCACCACCTCCTTCGTCCTCTATAAGGTGATGCTAAACTAAATAACTCAATTCAAACTTGCAAACTACTCGATCAACAACTCAACTCGAACTCATTTTGATCACATTCGAGTTCGAGCTACTTGTTTAAACTCGTGAGTCGAGTTTGAACTCCAATATTTTGTAATCGAATGTTCGATGAGCCTAAGCGAgttttttataatatttatttttttatatttgttattgtgaaatatcaataatatcatttatttaaaattacATGTAAAATATTAGTTTTTATTACGTAATTTTGATTCGACTCGATTGAATTTGATTAGGCTCTATTAGATTTAATTAAACTCaaattcgagctcgagttcaagTTACGTAAATTGAAGTCGAACTCGACTTCTAAAATCTCGATGAGTTCGAGCTCAATTATTTTATATTGAATCGAGATTGAGTAGTGCACTATTCGAGTTCAACTTGATTCAAAATGCGCTCCTAATTCTCTCCCTCTTCCTCTTCCCTCTTCTCcctcttcctcttttctttttcactccCCTCCTCTCCCTTCTACTTTGATCACGGCCCACGCTCTAGTTGCAGCCCCTACTCTATTAGAGTTAATTTTAGAGTGTTACTATAAATTCCACGTCTAACCTTATTTGTGTTTGGCATACATATCATGATATATCATAGCTGAATATTTATTTTTccatttagtttttttttatgaatttatcTCTATGTATTCATCATCTAAAGATATATATTTCACTACAATGGTCATATGATAGATAGGTCTCTTTATTGGATAACTACACCCCCAAGTTTGAGGTTTAAATTTCTTTATGGTAGCACCGTCGTCGACTTTAGCATTACTAATGAGTAAGTTAGCATTGTTGGAACTCATATTATAACTAGCATTTGCTGTTAGAGAATAAACtaatttaaaaattgaataaCATACTCAACGGGGCATGAGCTCTAGTATCATAGGTATATCTTTGAAAGACCGAGATCTTATTGGAAATGTCATTTTTTATGTAGTCTCAAAGAAAATGCcatttttattgaaaattttttaaacattttttcatgaatatattttttagtatttttttaatttcacatacatcaaattattacaatatattttttcataaaaacttcaaaaaatagGAATCCAAATGGATTATAAGTTTTGGTAAAAAAGTATTTATAATAACACTTTAAAATAtccttttaaatttttaaaaatatcaacAAAAATACATTCAACAGGATACCAGTGGCGGAGATGTGTAGCTGTAGCCTGTAGCTGTTGGTGAGTGGGCGATGGTGGAGGGAGGAAGAACCGGCtgttttgaaaaatataagagtgttttaaatttttttagatAAACACTAAACATTTTTTCTAACAAATACTGTATAATAATTTACAGTAAAAAATTTTAGACACACTTTTAAAACAAATCATCCGAGCTGACCGAATTGCAGTTTGAGAATTCAATTGTATTGTATTAttacccaacaaaaaaaatatatttgtattGTACAGTAGAATGTTTTTTCGAAAGCAAGCCAAGCCAAGGGAATCTTACACTATTCACAATTTCCTCTTTTTCGTAGGAGATAAGACATGGAAGGCGGTCACTGGCTAGGATGTGCTGAGAATTGAGTAACCATAATTTACGGAGTAAATTATTGTTGGAAGATGGCAAAGAAAGAAGAGGTGGTCTGTGTGACGGGAGGCAGCGGCTACATTGGGTCTTGGTTGGTCCGTCTTCTGCTTGACCGCGGCTACACCGTCCACGCCACCGTCAAAGATCTCAGTAAATATTCATATCCCTTTCTCTTCTATAGTAATTAACTCGATTTTATCACCCCCTCCCCAAAAAAACCAAAGGGGCCCTGATTCTGGGGAGCTAGCAATCAAGTTAGTTATATTAGTAACTAATTTCATTAAATCGGTGCAGAGGATGAGAAAGAGACGAAGCATCTAGAAGCATTGGAAGGCGCTGAATCCCGTCTCCGGCTGTTTGAAATCGATCTCCTTAACTACGACTCTATTGTCTCCGCTGTCACCGGCACAACCGGCGTTTTCCATCTCGCTTCTCCCTGCATCGTCGAAAAAGTTGACGACCCCGAGGTCTCCTCTTCAATTCTCACACTTCATTTACTTGCTAGTTGCTACTACTTGTCTCATTAATTAGTCTAACTGGTGATCATGGAAATCCATATTCGCTGTTTCTGGTGTACGCTTGATTAAAGAATGAGCTATTGGCACCGGCGATAAACGGCACCATTAATGTGCTGACGGCAGCGAAAGAGCTAGGAGTTCGGCGTGTGGTGGTCACCTCGTCTATATCCGCAATTATCCCCAGCCCTAATTGGCCTGCGGACAAGGTCAAGAATGAGGAATGCTGGGCAGACGAAGAATACTGCAAACAGAAAGGGGtaaaagatttttttctttttttattccgGTGATTTCAGTTTTCTAAAGTAATGGTTTTCCTACTTTGTTTGATCAAGTCCTTATAAGGGTTTTGCATCTCCCACAGAATAAAGGCAAAATATTTTTATCAAATGTATCAGATTTCTGCAATGGAACTGCATTCTTTTGGCAAAAATGAAACAGGAAGGAATATGTAAAACACTATGTTCTTTATCTCCTTGGAGATGCACACAGCCAATTGAGTATAAAATgtctccctttttcttttcatcatcAGAATATGTATACCGCTGGAGCCTCGATTGCCATAATGTCACACAATAGTCTTCTTCTTGTTTGTGTAGATACTAGTATTCTTTTATGCTGGATGTCCTGAGCTTCAAAACTTTGCTGGGGATTTACCTGATGACTTTTGGTGGGACAGGTATGGTATCCACTTTCTAAAACACTGGCTGAAAAAGCTGCATGGAAATTTGCCAAGGAGAAAGGATTGGATATTGTAGTGGTCAATCCTGGAACTGTAATGGGCCCTATTCTGCCCCCAGCTCTGAATGCAAGCATGTTGATGATTCTGCGCCTTCTTCAGGGTAACCATGATTTAAACTGACCTAGATGGTTTAAGTCaattctgcattttttttcatgtcAGAGCTCTTAGTAGATGCATGGGGATAGCCTGTGATTTGTGCAACACATTTATACACATGTTAGGGAGCAGATTGTTTAAAGTATATATACTCCTCTATACAGGCATGATGCTGTGGTATCTTTCTGAGTCTCAGGTCCTATATCTGAGTTAATAGATTCCTTCGGCTGACTCTATGTAATAGATGTTGCTTAAAGAATGTCAAGTCCTTTACAACATGGTGtcactcttcttttttttgtttttttgggttgTCCAGATGTGTACATGCTTATAATCTATGCTGAACTCTCTGTCTTTTGGTCTTGGATTTAGGCTGCACAAATACATATGAGGATGTATTTATGGGGTCAGTCCATGTCAAAGATGTGGCCCTAGCACACATCCTAGTCTACGAGAACTCCTCTTCAACGGGAAGGCATTTATGTCTTGAAGCCATATCTCGTTATGGTGATTTTGCTGCTATGGTTGCTGAACTTTACCCAGAATATAAAGTGCCCAGGTAAAGTGCCCTAGTTCATACTTTAATAAGGTGTATTTATGAAGCAATAACATATAAGCTGGAGACATATACTGCTGCTTGAAACTTAGTAATCCACCATTTTCTTGCAACCAACCCAGTTCCATTGCTAGAATTAGCACCATACATCTATTAGGATCTGCGACTGTACAGTCTGGGTTTCTGATGGAGGATGAAAGGAACTTGATTTTGGAGTTGCTCCTATAAACTCAGATCAACTTGTTGGGGTTAGTACGGCAAAACGAATTTCATTGTTTTTGGATTCCATCTTCGGAGTGTTTCAACTCCAGCTCCTGCGATGTATGATATGTTAAATGACttaaatcctaaaatgaagatAATGCCCTGCACAGATTTCAATAAAAGTATGAAGCAAAGAATATAGAATACAGCCATCCTTGTAAGAGCCTAGATGAAGCCTATCTGTTAGATTGAAATTAGAGTACATTGCTGCTTTCTAAAACGTCTTATCGGCACTGTACGAGTCCTGGCTGTTGCTAATTAAAGATTCAAAGCCTGCATGGATACTATTTTGTCCTTTATCTCTAAAACTTCTTATTGGCACTTGCATGAATCATGGCTCTTGCTATTTAAAGATTTAAAGCCTAGATAGATATTAATCTCCATCTATTGCTGCGCCTTTGAAGAGTTGCAATATTCCCATCCAGTGATAGAGGTAGGAAACCATGAAGTTGGGGAGCAAAACACAAAATCAcactttccttttgttttgctCCAAATATGTATGCTAGTGCGAGTATGATTTGGGAGCCTACTTTGAGAAAGATGTTTGCTATTTCAAAATCTTTGAGAAAGATGTTTGGAATTGAATGCTACGTTTAACCTTATGTAGCCAAAGCATCAAAACTTTTATGCTCTTGTGgagcttctttttcttttaaaattttcaccaaGCAATGCGGATGGTAACTGCTAAGCTGGATTAAATGGTTGTACGTTCTTAAATCTATTTTGTTTTGGTCCCTGAAGGGGCAATTACTTGCTTGACTTCTAGAGGGCACCAAAACCGCGGGGTTAATGACTTGGTGTCACCACACTTCCTGCAGGTTGCCCAAGGATACTCAACCTGGACTGTTGAGAGCCAAGGATGGGGCTAAGAAGCTAATGGACTTGGGTCTTCAGTTCATTCCCATGGAGCAAATTATCAGGGATGCTGTGGAGAGCTTGAAGGGCAAAGGATTTATTTCTTAAGTGTCTGAtgtattgtaatttttttttttttttttaaaaagtaccaTTCTCCAATTGAATGGGCTGTTACCTCTATTCTGGCACTTAAAAACATATGCGCTGTGTTGTGACAGTTGAATTAGTATATGTATATCACGTACGCGAGTGCATTATAACATCAAAAACTGTTGCCAGTGCCTTGAATGACTCTCTGACAATAGGCATTTGCTTGCCCAGATGAGAAATTTGTCAGTATTCATTTATTTCAGCGAGAACTGCATTAGGCCTGCGGTTCGCCTTCTGTCACTTCCATCCAAGCCAAGAGTGACACACCCGGCTTGTTTGTTGATTAGTAGCCAGTAACTATAACGTtggtaaaacaaaaaaatcattgTTAGGATTCCGTGGTGACGATTTGGAAAGTTTCGGGCCGGGTCAAT encodes:
- the LOC113750597 gene encoding glucan endo-1,3-beta-glucosidase 9 yields the protein MASTTLPFLYTALQLLTLLSTVHFSRVIAIGVNWGTSASHPLPPAQVVQLLKANNVTKVKLFDADPDVLQALAGSNIYVTVGIPNSMLRSLNWSLKAAESWVHDNLTRYVSDGAGSVRVEFIAVGDDPFLQSFGEQFYPFVVGAAANIQTALVKVNLANKVKVVTPCSFDAFQSESGLPSRGQFRPDLNKTMAEVLTFLNKHRSPFFVAISPFLSYHQNKNVSLDFALFREGAHPRNDSHRSYKNSFDLSYDTVVMALSTAGFPRMDIIIGQIGWPTDGAANATSSLAQVFLKGLVDHLDSRLGTPLRPRDLPVETYIFSLLDEDQRSRTPGNFERHWGIFTFDGQAKYQVDFVHGSGKLINAQNVQYLSPKWCVVNNNKDLSNISAHALEACSAADCSALSPDGSCSDLSWTGNVSYAFNSFYQQHDQSADSCDFGGLGLITTVDPSVENCRFMIGLRNSLSVSLRRSSQFHWFISPVATILLCLVCVTW
- the LOC113764683 gene encoding cinnamoyl-CoA reductase 1 — encoded protein: MAKKEEVVCVTGGSGYIGSWLVRLLLDRGYTVHATVKDLKDEKETKHLEALEGAESRLRLFEIDLLNYDSIVSAVTGTTGVFHLASPCIVEKVDDPENELLAPAINGTINVLTAAKELGVRRVVVTSSISAIIPSPNWPADKVKNEECWADEEYCKQKGVWYPLSKTLAEKAAWKFAKEKGLDIVVVNPGTVMGPILPPALNASMLMILRLLQGCTNTYEDVFMGSVHVKDVALAHILVYENSSSTGRHLCLEAISRYGDFAAMVAELYPEYKVPRLPKDTQPGLLRAKDGAKKLMDLGLQFIPMEQIIRDAVESLKGKGFIS